Within the Arachis duranensis cultivar V14167 chromosome 10, aradu.V14167.gnm2.J7QH, whole genome shotgun sequence genome, the region NNNNNNNNNNNNNNNNNNNNNNNNNNNNNNNNNNNNNNNNNNNNNNNNNNNNNNNNNNNNNNNNNNNNNNNNNNNNNNNNNNNNNNNNNNNNNNNNNNNNNNNNNNNNNNNNNNNNNNNNNNNNNNNNNNNNNNNNNNNNNNNNNNNNNNNNNNNNNNNNNNNNNNNNNNNNNNNNNNNNNNNNNNNNNNNNNNNNNNNNNNNNNNNNNNNNNNNNNNNNNNNNNNNNNNNNNNNNNNNNNNNNNNNNNNNNNNNNNNNNNNNNNNNNNNNNNNNNNNNNNNNNNNNNNNNNNNNNNNNNNNNNNNNNNNNNNNNNNNNNNNNNNNNNNNNNNNNNNNNNNNNNNNNNNNNNNNNNNNNNNNNNNNNNNNNNNNNNNNNNNNNNNNNNNNNNNNNNNNNNNNNNNNNNNNNNNNNNNNNNNNNNNNNNNNNNNNNNNNNNNNNNNNNNNNNNNNNNNNNNNNNNNNNNNNNNNNNNNNNNNNNNNNNNNNNNNNNNNNNNNNNNNNNNNNNNNNNNNNNNNNNNNNNNNNNNNNNNNNNNNNNNNNNNgtttcacatatggttaacttgttgcatcagagactgtggcaaacaattaagtttggtgttcccacaccaaaataaatccaggagccacactcaatttatgcatactaaccatgtaattaagggcttgagaagcaagcaactttgagaattatgtaGGATATGAGTCAATAATTGAAAATATTGTGCATCTTAAAGAAAACACagcagaaggaagaatcaaagggctgcaacttcaaaggttgtatctaaacttaaccCTTGCTGCTGTGAATTGTTTTGAACATGGAAACCATTATATAtcctgctaaagtgtttatctagttgcaagtgaagttgtttgattaagtatgctaaatctgcatattGCTTGTCATCCATCACCtagctgaattttgttttgtttcccatatgcttgaataaaagagaattgtttgaattggaAAGTAAATGTCCAATGTTGCTTAAGTAGAATGGAAATttatggtggtatatgtgtctGATTAAATGCCTAACTCAtaaaataattgctgcataatatcattttcattgaagtgtgagctagcttactgttataaaggttcctatcagtaaagaaaaagcccttgagaacaaaaataaagaaaaggaagaagagaaagccAATGTgggaagaaaaacaaagaataaaggttggacaccaatagcttggaccctaggacatatgcctgtggtgttcttgtactaagatatgcttggataagtaaattctaaggggtattttaaaacctggtcacttagatcaactgatttgggatggccaattgaaagtccataataaagagcaacttagatacagaacatttagttatccaaagagatgctgggcatcaatgatcctaggaggaaatagtgagccatgtgtctgtggtggaaagatgttgagtaaaaataaagccaaaggctactactgcaacattagacaccaagccttcaaaagaataataagcttgttaagcaacatgagaaaagaaaagttagcaagggaggaaAGAAAGAATAAACCTTATAATAGCAAGTTTAGTAAGCTTTTAAGGaaaaatgtatattatgtaacagcaacaataattgagttatcattgtctgcataaaaactccatgaatcaagttctgctatatgcctaataaggatatgttttcttttcttgttcatttcattttctcttagttttgatgcttgcttggggacaagcaagatttatgtttggtgttgtgatgacaagtcatcatatacccatttttcaagctaatttcacttgttttattagtctttatgcactttcttgcatcctaagtaagtgatttggaatgaaaatgcataacttctttaaaccaagcaactaccattaaattgatactaactcatgaggtttaagctaaatttaattgacttttaattgatttataacccttgtgaatttagtgatactttgagtggttgttttggtttattgtaggtgaagaaaagaagaaaagaggaagcgtggcttaagaaagcgtggcccaaggagaaaagAGTGTGGCCCATGGAtgggaggaagcaaacattgccctccacaagggcacactgccctctagcagggcaacataaggaaacaagcTCGAgaagcaacactgccctgccctcctcaagggcggagcacaaattggtgccatggatcaaggagagcaaaaactctgccctgccctcctcaagggcaatatcgggctcatcaaaggaataaattcaaggaaaaagctcaccaatgcttgccacaaggatcgaacacggcaccatgaggaagcaaggaactaggcctcactttggtgccaagaaaaccaagaaaaaaaggtAGCGTGTGCATTCATCGAGTTTCGAACGCGGAGCTTCAATGTTGAAAACATTGCCCTGCCTTctgcaagggcagggcagcattttgtggtgcacagccagcgcaccagaatggcgcaccaagggagctTCGGCAGCAACAGCACGCACGCACGGGTAGAATCCggcgcaccaaaaatttctgccctgccctccacaagggcagggcagcatcctgcagcaccaacaTGCACCACACGCACGCACCAAGGGCCGCACGCAcaatttcctgccctgccctccacaagggcagggcaaccTCCTAGAAGCAATTGTtcttgggctgaaaattggtttaaaaatccaatttaattcatttcttcaccaactcaaaagcccatccaaattccaaaatccaagaatagaaactgtataaataggagatagtttgatgtaattaagaccttttcctttacttttgaacttaaacttttcttttgagctttgaatctttacttttatttttgaacctttgaactttctcttggagacttcactgagatttcagagaattggggaggagaattgatctctcttcttcctcgttcttgcttgagcatttttacttttcttgtttgagtcttgggtgtgaagaattgaggaatttctgtctcaatctccattcaatatctctttaatttctcttctgtagaattgagtttaattacatttcctttactgcttcttctttaattttcttgttaattgcttgttgaatttggatctgggaagggaattgagatctagactctgctatctagtctctaaagccctgagatctcattttctttttggttcttctgtgaacccctgctacaatttaatttccatttctgtttgagatttAATCTAgttcaattcatctcttgtttagttaattgttgcaatttaatttccctcgtttgaattctgaattcccaatcctcaactcccctttccattcaagcaatttacatttcttgcaatttaagttactgcaatttacatttcttgcactttaagtttcagtcatttaattagttgttctttaagattcagcatcttttactttcctgctctttaatttactgcaattctcccctctccctttacattccaagcaatttagtttctgttaatgataaaccactcaaccaatacttgattcgcttgactaaatcaaccactaaactaaaattgctcaatccttcaatccctatgggatcgacctcactcccgtgagttttattacttgatgcaacccggtacacttgccggtgagttttgtattggatcgttttccacacatcacaaGTTCTTATTATAGAAGTCAAGTTCTTGgcttatggggtttcatgcatagcaacttaggttcattcctttactGGTTTTCAGGTCCTTATCATGCTCTTGAATACTTTCTTGATTGCATCATATGAGACTTCTTATTTATTGATCCTCCCTTCTTTTCCAGGGTTTATTGCACTCTTGGGGTAAGTGCTCTGtgagagggcgactctttaagataagctttcagccaacactcccaaaccaatTGGTTCatggtgctaggtgttaagacacccctaaggacttactccctcaagtctctttcccccatacatgcacaccacaggcatatggtttgttattttctttcttgagaccttggtgtccaatacctctttgggttactaagtgctctaTAGCAGAGGTTgttcttgatagtggactttcagctgataatcccgggttagttaacccaagttaccaagtgataaggcacccctgagagcttattcatccaagcatatcccttgcacagAAGCACCACAGAAACATGCCTCAAGattcaaacccttggtgcctagccttatttcttattattttcttttcttttaaaactcttattattctttttcttcttcttattaggatcttgttgtttGGCTAATCTTAATAGGATGTGCTTCAAGCATGTGATTTAGAGCATATAGTTACCTATataccttgttggtgaaccaacttagctaatcaaTTACCATACCACAAACATTGAGAACATACTTCACAAGGTAAACCccactcttgtttttcataacattttcttttatttgacttagaggacaagcatacatgtaagcaagatgaaaatgaaagcCAGGGACTCAGGCCAACACACATAGACTTAAGCAATAAAATCTTAAAGGCATAATTGAAAATTCCTAAGctactatggaagcatgttctatttcatacatgatttttcttatttaaaacttgaaaaagatagaacaaagagagaactccaccaccttttacttaTTGGAATGCTCATGCTCTCTCTCTCGTTTGTCTTCTTTGTGTCCACTTGCACTTCCCTGCATCCGTGTCATTCTGGCTATTTTCCAATCTTCCAGTCCCTTTCTTACTGATTCAAGACTCCTTTCGGCTCTTTCTCGTTCCTCTCGTGCTAATTCATCCTTTACGTCCTCATATCTTGTGATCCCAGAGTGCAATACAGGTAGTTGTTCGACTAAGTATCCGAGCCTGGCTTGAGTGTTTACATGATATCCAGTCTCACTCATATAGACTCCTTCCGAGAACGCTCTGTATTCATCGAAAAGATCTGCCTATTCTCTTTGTTTCCGATGCATCTCATGAATGTGTGcaccttgatgtgcttggataTTGATTAGCTTCTGGatggcttcttgttgttgatcttGCTTTTGGTTCAACCTATGGAAGGATTCACCCCACTGTCTCCCTTGTTCCAGTTGTTGCTCCATCAATTGCTTTTGCCACTCCCCTTGTTGATTCATCCATCTAGAGAATGATTCTTCTTGGCGATCCATCATTTGCAGTTGAAGCTCCTTCTGTGCCCCTTGATTCTCTATGTATTGCCTAGACAAGCCATCAATAGCTTCTTGTAATTTATGCATGTCTAAAATGGTTGGGGCTTGCTCCTCTAGGTTTTGTCCTTCTTCAACTTGATAGGCTGGCCTCTTTCTTAGTATTCGTTGAGGTAGGGGAGGTGCAACGGCATGCATCCGTCGAAGAGTAATTGGGATACCGACTTTTATCCACACGGGGTTTCCATCTTCGAACACCACCC harbors:
- the LOC107469734 gene encoding uncharacterized protein LOC107469734, giving the protein MAEKEIIYELCFQVTKTEYSEITEKVEKRIWKLLTDPVTRVNATLVREFYANAVRLGYPGTIFCLCAKSGVVFEDGNPVWIKVGIPITLRRMHAVAPPLPQRILRKRPAYQVEEGQNLEEQAPTILDMHKLQEAIDGLSRQYIENQGAQKELQLQMMDRQEESFSRWMNQQGEWQKQLMEQQLEQGRQWGESFHRLNQKQDQQQEAIQKLINIQAHQGAHIHEMHRKQRE